A window of Hypomesus transpacificus isolate Combined female chromosome 7, fHypTra1, whole genome shotgun sequence genomic DNA:
ctttgtttttcttcttctttttcacatTCTTACTTCGAAGATCCTCTTCGTAGCGGGGCTCGCCTTTGTCATCGGGCTCGAGAGAACGTTCCGGTTCTTCTTCCAGAAGCACAAGATGAAGGCCACCAGCTTCTTCCTGGGTGGTGTGCTTGTGGTGCTCATCGGCTGGCCCATCATAGGCGTGGTGCTGGAAGTCTACGGCTTCTTCCTTCTGTTCAGGTGAGGATGATCTGATCCAGGGTCCAGTCAGCAGTCCTCCATTCTGGCTGTGGTTCTTCTCTACCATCTCTACCTGTCACAGTTGCTGGCTCTGTTTTGCATCTCATGAtgaggtctgtctgtgtgcttctCCTCCAGGGGGTTCTTCCCAGTGATAGTGGGCTTCATCAGGAGGATACCTATCCTGGGCTCTATCCTGAACTTCTCCTTCCTCAGTGGGGTGAGTGTAGGAGCCGAGCTGCATCCTCCCTAGCTTCACTGACCTGACCAAAGGATGCAGGT
This region includes:
- the golt1ba gene encoding golgi transport 1Ba, which codes for MISLTDSQKIGIGLTGFGVFFLFFGMILFFDKALLAIGNILFVAGLAFVIGLERTFRFFFQKHKMKATSFFLGGVLVVLIGWPIIGVVLEVYGFFLLFRGFFPVIVGFIRRIPILGSILNFSFLSGYVDKLGESNTMV